In Mustelus asterias chromosome 20, sMusAst1.hap1.1, whole genome shotgun sequence, a single genomic region encodes these proteins:
- the LOC144508333 gene encoding interleukin-17A-like — translation MYFKVKWVVCLVLLSKVDASNGAQRRCAEPSDKQLSNELDYRVPTAAMISAKHLKPGRAFNTSHMHTSQIGERSTSPWSYRVNEDKARYPRQLMEAYCLHKGCFGPDGRMDNSVMSVPYHTNVLVLRRTMRCKRKIYIYKLAEEKIPMFCVCVVPKVARA, via the exons GTGAAATGGGTTGTCTGTCTCGTGTTGCTCTCAAAAGTTGATGCATCTAATGGAGCCCAGAGGCGATGTGCTGAACCGTCCGACAAGCAGCTGTCAAACGAGTTGGACTATCGGGTGCCGACTGCGGCAATGATCAGCGCAAAGCATCTAAAACCCGGGAGAGCATTCAACACCTCTCACATGCACACGTCTCAGATTGGGGAAAGGAGCACATCTCCATGGTCTTATAG agtaaatgAAGATAAGGCGCGCTACCCAAGGCAGCTAATGGAAGCATACTGCCTGCACAAGGGTTGTTTCGGGCCTGATGGGCGAATGGACAACAGTGTAATGAGTGTACCCTATCACACAAATGTTCTGGTGCTGAGGAGAACAATGAGATGCAAACGCAAGATCTACATCTACAAACTGGCTGAGGAAAAAATCCcgatgttctgtgtgtgtgtggtgcccaAAGTAGCCAGGGCTTAA